A genomic segment from Deltaproteobacteria bacterium encodes:
- a CDS encoding tungsten ABC transporter substrate-binding protein, with translation MKFGYAIMAALVLLAGLVSPAWAAEEKPVLMMATTTSTDNTGLLDILSPLFTKATGIELRWTAVGTGKALKLGENCDVDVLLVHAPDAEKKYVADGFGVDRREVMYNDFVIIGPTADPAGIRKKSVAEALKLIADSQAVMVSRGDKSGTHQMEIDLWKSSGMPVPEKETWYVQTGQGMLPTMTVAAERNGYTLTDRGTFIKYEDTMKGNPPLVILVEGDPGLFNQYSVMAVNPERCPKAKYDLATKFSDWIAGPEGQQAIGAFLLMGKPLFTPNAK, from the coding sequence ATGAAATTTGGGTATGCGATCATGGCTGCGCTGGTCCTGTTGGCCGGTCTGGTTTCACCGGCCTGGGCGGCGGAGGAAAAACCGGTCCTGATGATGGCCACGACCACAAGCACCGACAACACAGGCCTGCTGGATATCTTGTCTCCGTTGTTCACCAAGGCCACGGGCATCGAACTGCGCTGGACAGCCGTGGGCACGGGCAAGGCTCTGAAGTTGGGAGAGAACTGCGACGTGGACGTCCTTCTTGTCCATGCTCCCGATGCCGAGAAGAAATACGTTGCCGACGGGTTCGGAGTCGACCGCCGGGAGGTCATGTACAACGATTTCGTAATCATTGGCCCGACTGCGGACCCGGCAGGGATTCGCAAGAAGTCCGTGGCCGAGGCCCTGAAGCTCATAGCCGACTCTCAGGCGGTTATGGTCAGTCGGGGGGACAAATCGGGAACCCATCAGATGGAGATCGATCTCTGGAAATCGTCGGGGATGCCCGTTCCCGAAAAGGAAACCTGGTACGTGCAGACCGGCCAGGGTATGCTCCCGACCATGACCGTGGCCGCGGAGCGGAACGGCTACACCCTGACCGACCGGGGCACCTTCATCAAGTACGAGGACACCATGAAGGGTAATCCGCCCCTGGTCATCCTTGTGGAGGGAGATCCCGGCCTGTTCAACCAGTACAGCGTCATGGCCGTGAATCCAGAGCGCTGCCCCAAGGCCAAATACGACCTGGCCACGAAATTTTCGGACTGGATCGCCGGTCCGGAGGGCCAGCAGGCTATCGGCGCCTTCCTGC